The Komagataella phaffii GS115 chromosome 4, complete sequence genome includes the window AATTTAGTATTGTGGAGATTTTGTGGAGCTTCAGTCTTTGGTTAGAAAGTGTTGCTATCATTCCGCAATTAGTGGTTCTTCAGAGAACGGGAGAAGCTCAATTACTAACCACACATTACATATTTGCACTTGGATTATACAGAGCGTTATACATCCCCAATTGGATCTACCGTTACTACACAGAGGGTCGCATGGACAAGATTGCAGTCATTTCTGGTATCTTACAGACTATTGTCTATTCTGACTTTTTCTACATTTACTACAAGAAAGTAGTTAAGAACTTGAAATTCAAGCTGCCAGAATGAACATGGAAATAtagaaaaacaaaagataGTGTATCAATAAGTATATATGTGTTGCAGGAATAAAAATCAgtccttcttcaaaggatAATATTCAGTCCTGACGCCATCTTTAGTCACGATCAGGATCTCCAGCCCGTCACCGACGTTAATGTGTCTCTCAGTGGCCGATGAAAATGCGTCTCTAACCAGACTGATTACTTCGTCCAATTTTAAGTatttcagttctttctttgctgtTCCATTCGAGTCAGGGTCCATTtggttcttgaaattcaCTTGATTATCTAGGAAAGGCATTATCAAAGACGCAGCACCCCCACCCGCTCTACATTGTTCTCTTTCGTAGGAACCGACAGGATCAAATGAGTAGACTGCTCCTTTACCTTCTTCGTCCAGTCCCGCAATGATAGTATGCACATAGTAAGGAAAGAATCGTTTTCCATATAGCAAATGTTGTATGAATCTTGCCGCAGATTTAATCGTCAAGTTCTTTTTATGATCAAAATGATACCATTTTAGCTGATTGCGGAATCTCTTGACCAATGCGTCTCCATCTGCTGCGAATCCATTCGCAGTGATCAGTAATTCGTCTCCTACCGAGAACACTTTTGGCTCATATCTGGAATTGATTGAATAGCCTGTGGTATGTCTGGTATCTCCTGCTAAAATTGCAAAGTCTTCTCCGGCAATTCCCAAAACTGTACCACCGTtgtcttgaaattgatgttAGTAACTATTGCCATTGAAATCATGTTAGCAGTCTTAAGACCGAATTATAATACCTACCAGAGTAAGGATTAAACTGGTGTTCTATGGGGACATTGGATACGCCTGAATTATAATCAGACGACACTGCACTTGTAACACTCATTAGGAATGTAGTCGGTGATGGTAGTGGCAAACCTCTCTCAATTGATATAGAGCGAGATATCTTGAAATATTGAGTGGTACACGGGATATGTTTAATTTCTAATGATCGTTAAGTGATTCGAAAAGGTGCTATTCCAGAACAATTGGAGTGAAAAATGGTACCTATAAATGTATTTGCCTCATCTATTAGTTATAGAGATTGTCTGAAGATTAATTTTCTGCCATTCTTTTGGCTTGTGTGGAAAACATATCTGTCTGGCTTTAAAAtgtggaaaaaaattacaTAATCAGGTGAGCGAGAAGGGGTCTAGCATCGAGTATACCTCGTCTTGCATAACGAACAAGTGGCCTACCAGACTCATACCTGTATCTTGCATTGACAAATTGTTCTCTACAATCCGAGATGGCAACAGAGGAAGAGAGAAATGAACTGAGAAGTCGGATGGACGCCAAtaattcaaaagtttccacGTTCACTACGAACAATTCAGATGATCCTTCTGTTGATAGCCAGGGTAAGGTGAAAATTAAGTCATGGGTTTGGAGCCTTGAATCTTTAATTGGCCCTCTGGTGATCACTGCCTTGGCAATTTTTCTTCGAGTTTACCAAATAGGAAAAGCTGATAGGGTTGTTTGGGATGAAGCTCATTTCGGAAAGTTTGGGTCATTCTACTTGAAGCACCAGTTCTATTTTGATGTCCATCCTCCCCTGGGAAAACTTCTTACAGGTTTGGCTGGGCACATAGCTGGCTATAATGGGTCGTTTGAGTTCAAGAGTGGGGTGACGTATCCAGAATATCTCGATTTCAAGGTAATGAGGATATTCAATGCTGTTTTCAGTGCACTTTGTGCCCCTGTGGCATATTGGACTGCCAAATCATGTGGATATTCTCTACTCACGGTTTACCTTATATCATTGATGgtagtttttgaaaactcctACGTTGTTTTGGGGAAGTTTATTCTGTTGGATTCCATGCTTTTGTTTTTCACCACAACAACCTTTCTGGGTTTATCAAAAGTTCATTCATTGAGACAGCAAGGAAAAGAATTAACTTACCCGTGGTGCTTCTGGTTGACCTTTACAGGTTTATCTATTGGATGTGTATGCAGTGTCAAACTTGTTGGACTGTTCGTAACTGCCCTTGTGGGTCTTTATACCATTCTTGACCTTGCCGTTAAGAGATACGATGAAAACCTTAAATGGTCTAAGTACTTGACTCATTGGGCAGTGCGCATTCTAACGTTGATTATTCTACCGTTTGCCATCTACATGTTATCCTTTAAGATCCATTTTGCTGTGCTTTACAAGAATGGAGATGGtgcttcttcaatgtcaacTCTGTTCCAATCCAATTTGGAGGGAACAAAAATTCTAATTGATGCCCCTAGAGATGTTGCATATGGATCTGAACTTACAATAAGATCCCAAGGCCTTTCCCAAAATCTTTTGCACTCCCATGGGTCAATTTATCCCGAAGGATCTAACCAACAACAAGTTACAACCTACGGTCATAGAGACAATAATAACCAATGGATTGTTCATTACCCCGTCCTCAGCAAGAAGCAagttaaagaaaatgataacTCAACAGTTCCAGAGATGATGAAAGATGGTGACACCATTCGTTTAAGACATCAACATACTGGTGCAAACTTGCATTCTCACAGAATTCAAGCTCATGTTAGTAAACAATACTACGAAGTATCATGTTACGGAAATGCAAAAGTTTCAGACGGAAACGATGAGTGGGTTGTGGAAGTTGCAGAGCAAATTCATTCCGATGACCCTAAATATGCCGCTGCCAACGAATCAGATTTAAAATTCCAGGAACTGCTTCACCCTATATCTACTTCCTTCAGACTTCGTCATAAGAGAATTGGATGTTACTTGGCCACTACTGGGATGGCATATCCAAGCTGGGGTTTCAAGCAGGGTGAAGTAGTCTGCCGACCATCTTGGACCTCAAGGGACAAATCTACGTGGTGGAACATCGAG containing:
- a CDS encoding Beta 6 subunit of the 20S proteasome, which encodes MSVTSAVSSDYNSGVSNVPIEHQFNPYSDNGGTVLGIAGEDFAILAGDTRHTTGYSINSRYEPKVFSVGDELLITANGFAADGDALVKRFRNQLKWYHFDHKKNLTIKSAARFIQHLLYGKRFFPYYVHTIIAGLDEEGKGAVYSFDPVGSYEREQCRAGGGAASLIMPFLDNQVNFKNQMDPDSNGTAKKELKYLKLDEVISLVRDAFSSATERHINVGDGLEILIVTKDGVRTEYYPLKKD
- a CDS encoding Protein O-mannosyltransferase, transfers mannose from dolichyl phosphate-D-mannose; the protein is MATEEERNELRSRMDANNSKVSTFTTNNSDDPSVDSQGKVKIKSWVWSLESLIGPLVITALAIFLRVYQIGKADRVVWDEAHFGKFGSFYLKHQFYFDVHPPLGKLLTGLAGHIAGYNGSFEFKSGVTYPEYLDFKVMRIFNAVFSALCAPVAYWTAKSCGYSLLTVYLISLMVVFENSYVVLGKFILLDSMLLFFTTTTFLGLSKVHSLRQQGKELTYPWCFWLTFTGLSIGCVCSVKLVGLFVTALVGLYTILDLAVKRYDENLKWSKYLTHWAVRILTLIILPFAIYMLSFKIHFAVLYKNGDGASSMSTLFQSNLEGTKILIDAPRDVAYGSELTIRSQGLSQNLLHSHGSIYPEGSNQQQVTTYGHRDNNNQWIVHYPVLSKKQVKENDNSTVPEMMKDGDTIRLRHQHTGANLHSHRIQAHVSKQYYEVSCYGNAKVSDGNDEWVVEVAEQIHSDDPKYAAANESDLKFQELLHPISTSFRLRHKRIGCYLATTGMAYPSWGFKQGEVVCRPSWTSRDKSTWWNIEDHKNKKLPNATSYKAPKSYFWRDFVMLNYAMLASNNALVPDPDKFDKLASQWWQWPIINVGLRMCGWSASQSRYFLMSSPFNTWLSTASLAVFCLIVLILVLQWQRQRLNLSSRQYWELVIKGFVPFFGWALHFAPFIVMQRVTYVHHYVPALYFAMFLLGFTVDYLTAKRNCYIKTLIYFVFYAGTIYSFYYFSPLSFGMDGPLKNYAYLQWFKSWTMV